Proteins from one uncultured Flavobacterium sp. genomic window:
- a CDS encoding phosphatase PAP2 family protein, which produces MLKAILLFLVSITTVNAQNSVLDSIVVKDTVQNLKFNYKQLIIPGVLIGYGFIGLESDQLKSFNREIRDEVKEDIDNKITIDDFSQYAPAASVYALNAMGIEGKNNLKDRSIILATSYLMMSATVFALKGITKVERPDGTSNNSFPSGHTANAFAGAEFLWQEYKDKSVWYGISGYIVATGTGLFRVYNNRHWLTDVVAGAGIGILSTKAAYWLFPYVKNTIFPSKENKVTSMIAPFYNGRQMGAGMVVQF; this is translated from the coding sequence ATGCTAAAGGCTATTTTATTATTTCTCGTAAGTATAACAACTGTTAATGCACAAAACAGCGTGTTGGATTCTATTGTAGTGAAAGATACTGTTCAAAATTTAAAGTTCAATTATAAACAATTAATCATACCCGGAGTACTTATCGGATATGGTTTTATAGGACTTGAAAGTGATCAGCTCAAAAGTTTTAATAGGGAGATCAGGGATGAGGTTAAAGAAGATATTGATAATAAAATCACTATTGATGATTTCTCTCAATATGCTCCTGCTGCTTCTGTTTATGCGTTAAATGCTATGGGAATTGAAGGTAAAAACAATCTTAAGGACAGATCGATAATTTTGGCTACATCTTATCTAATGATGAGCGCTACAGTATTTGCATTAAAAGGTATTACCAAGGTCGAAAGACCAGATGGTACATCTAATAATTCATTTCCTTCAGGGCATACTGCCAACGCTTTTGCAGGAGCTGAATTTCTTTGGCAGGAATACAAAGATAAGTCTGTCTGGTATGGAATAAGCGGATACATTGTAGCAACAGGAACAGGATTGTTCAGAGTATATAACAACAGACACTGGCTTACCGATGTAGTTGCAGGAGCCGGTATAGGGATTCTAAGCACCAAAGCCGCTTACTGGCTGTTTCCATATGTTAAAAATACTATTTTCCCTTCTAAAGAAAATAAAGTCACTTCGATGATTGCTCCATTTTATAATGGAAGGCAAATGGGAGCGGGCATGGTTGTGCAGTTTTAG
- a CDS encoding biotin/lipoyl-binding protein, whose product MKLITGNPMNKLTYKIAVLLFLPILILYSCNKTTPVETPEAVSVPVTVTHIDTTAIESYIDLNATTVYLIKNMIKANTTGYLEAVKVASNDFVSNHQLLFSLKTREAKVLGNTINKIDPSLNFGNAIQLRATCDGFVNAVNVQKGDYVQEGDVLAIINNANSFSIVLSLPYGLRKFVTLNEILNVYLPDGTTIQTKVDKYMPTVDPASQTQNVILKNIKAVNIPENLIVKVRIDKTTDNKTMSLPKQAVLSDETQTDFWIMKVVGNNLAIKVPIKKGIESADKVEILSPKLKTSDQILLTGNYGVGDSIKVKIINK is encoded by the coding sequence ATGAAATTAATTACTGGAAATCCAATGAATAAATTAACCTATAAAATAGCGGTACTTTTATTTCTGCCAATACTAATTTTATATTCCTGCAATAAAACTACCCCAGTAGAAACACCTGAAGCTGTAAGTGTTCCAGTTACTGTAACTCATATTGATACTACGGCAATTGAAAGTTATATTGATCTGAATGCCACAACGGTTTATTTGATCAAAAACATGATTAAAGCCAATACAACCGGATATTTAGAGGCTGTAAAAGTGGCATCAAATGATTTTGTTTCCAACCATCAATTACTGTTTTCGCTTAAAACCCGCGAGGCAAAAGTTCTGGGCAATACGATTAATAAAATTGATCCGAGCCTGAATTTTGGCAATGCTATACAGCTCAGAGCTACCTGCGACGGATTTGTAAATGCAGTTAATGTTCAGAAAGGAGATTATGTTCAGGAAGGTGATGTACTGGCAATTATTAACAATGCGAATAGTTTTTCTATTGTTCTGAGTCTTCCTTATGGACTTAGAAAATTTGTGACTCTTAATGAAATATTAAATGTCTATTTGCCTGATGGTACTACAATTCAAACAAAAGTTGATAAATATATGCCAACAGTTGATCCGGCATCACAGACACAAAATGTTATTTTAAAAAACATTAAAGCAGTAAACATTCCTGAGAATTTAATTGTAAAAGTAAGGATCGATAAAACAACTGACAATAAAACGATGAGTCTTCCTAAGCAAGCTGTTCTTAGTGATGAGACCCAAACTGATTTTTGGATTATGAAAGTGGTGGGCAATAATCTGGCTATAAAAGTTCCTATTAAAAAAGGAATTGAATCTGCAGATAAAGTAGAGATACTTTCTCCAAAGTTAAAAACCAGCGATCAGATTTTGCTAACAGGAAATTATGGAGTGGGAGACAGTATCAAAGTAAAAATCATCAATAAATAA
- a CDS encoding efflux RND transporter permease subunit has protein sequence MKPFFARHKNGLSTIIFLILLGGIYSYSKMQTGLFPEITFPKIKIIADAGQQPVDKMMITVTKPLESAIKKVEGLQTVRSTTSRGSCEISAFMDWNADINLSKTRIEAQINQIKNDLPPDLQFTVEKMNPSILPVIGYAIDSKDRSAVDLKKIANYTIKPFLSQIQGTSEIRIVGGKEKEYWLSLDYPKMSAYGITPAMVTQVFSETNFIKSNGYLADYHHLYLTITDAQLDKKDELENLVIRNNSKGIVRLSDICLVEIREAKEYIKVNANGKESILIAVMKQPDANLIVMSDAMNKKLKDLKAILPKDITIKPFYEQANFVNDAVKSVTDCLFIGLFLAIIVAVLFLKSAKASTTILITIPVTLSLTLIVLYFTGQTFNIMTLGAIAAALGLIIDDAIVVVEQIHRTHEEHPDESAIILLEKAMQYLFPAMVGSSISTIVIFFPFVLMSGVAGSYFKVLTDTMIITLVCSFLVTWLLLPVIYLWLSSKKVPFKKKETSHHEVKKQKWVSYFIGKPVLSISFCLLLLLSIFLILPNLETGFLPEMDEGSIVLDYESPPGTSLEETDRMLREVEKIIIKNPDVDAYSRRTGTQMGFFITEPNTGDYLIQLKKDRSKTTNDVIDDIRLKIENSQPALRIDFGQVIGDMLGDLMSSVSPIEVKIYGNDPSKLHQIAQKVAALIEKTKGTADVFDGRVLAGPSINIEPNYSLLAQYGMTPADLQFQMQSQLEGNIIGTLLEKEQSTPIRLIYKNSEKRSLDQIKQLQVFLPGGQSIPLSNLVKITPEKGSAEVQRENLQMMSVVTGRLDNRGLGTVMAEIKKNVEQHIVLPQGYYIEYGGAYKEQQQAFSELLLILVTSSFLVFGVILFLFRDFRAALVILFISVLGISGSYLLLFLTNIPLNVGSYTGIIMIVGIISENAIFTFLQFRETYKLTLDIDQSLIYSISTRLRPKLMTAVGAIIALLPLAIGVGTGSELHQPLAIAVIGGFIVAMPLLLIVLPSLLAIVYRNPKHLTHLL, from the coding sequence ATGAAACCCTTTTTTGCACGACATAAAAATGGTCTTAGTACTATTATCTTCCTGATTTTATTAGGAGGTATATATTCGTACTCCAAAATGCAGACCGGATTATTTCCTGAGATTACATTTCCTAAGATAAAAATTATTGCAGATGCAGGACAGCAGCCTGTAGACAAGATGATGATTACTGTGACTAAGCCTCTTGAAAGTGCCATTAAAAAAGTTGAAGGACTTCAAACGGTAAGAAGCACTACGAGCAGGGGAAGCTGTGAAATTTCTGCTTTCATGGACTGGAATGCAGATATAAACTTAAGTAAAACCAGAATTGAGGCTCAAATTAATCAGATTAAAAATGATCTTCCGCCTGATCTGCAGTTTACAGTAGAAAAAATGAATCCATCGATACTGCCTGTTATTGGATATGCCATTGATAGTAAGGACCGCTCAGCTGTAGATTTAAAGAAAATAGCTAATTATACCATTAAACCTTTTCTTTCTCAGATTCAGGGAACTAGTGAAATTAGAATTGTTGGCGGAAAAGAAAAGGAATATTGGTTATCCTTGGATTATCCAAAAATGAGTGCTTATGGTATTACTCCAGCAATGGTAACTCAGGTTTTCAGTGAAACTAATTTTATTAAATCAAATGGTTATCTGGCAGATTATCATCATTTGTACTTAACGATTACTGATGCGCAACTTGATAAAAAAGATGAACTTGAAAATCTGGTTATCCGCAATAATAGTAAAGGTATTGTAAGACTAAGCGATATCTGTCTGGTTGAAATAAGAGAAGCCAAAGAATATATCAAGGTGAATGCCAACGGTAAAGAAAGTATCCTTATTGCAGTCATGAAGCAACCAGATGCCAACCTTATTGTGATGTCTGATGCCATGAATAAAAAATTGAAAGACCTTAAGGCAATATTACCTAAAGATATCACGATAAAGCCCTTTTATGAACAGGCAAATTTTGTAAATGATGCCGTAAAAAGTGTTACAGATTGTCTGTTTATAGGATTATTTCTGGCAATTATTGTTGCGGTATTGTTTTTAAAATCGGCAAAAGCAAGTACCACTATTTTAATCACTATTCCAGTTACACTTTCCTTAACGCTGATAGTACTATATTTTACAGGACAAACTTTCAATATTATGACATTGGGCGCCATTGCTGCTGCCTTGGGATTAATTATTGACGATGCTATTGTTGTAGTAGAGCAAATTCATCGTACTCATGAAGAGCATCCTGATGAGTCTGCAATTATTTTGCTTGAAAAAGCGATGCAGTATTTGTTTCCTGCCATGGTAGGTTCTTCGATTAGTACTATTGTTATTTTTTTCCCATTTGTTTTAATGAGCGGAGTAGCCGGATCGTATTTTAAAGTTTTGACAGACACGATGATTATCACACTGGTGTGTTCTTTTTTGGTAACCTGGTTGCTGCTGCCTGTAATCTACCTATGGTTGTCTTCTAAAAAAGTGCCTTTTAAGAAAAAAGAAACTAGCCATCATGAGGTTAAAAAACAAAAGTGGGTTTCCTATTTTATCGGAAAGCCTGTTTTAAGTATTAGTTTTTGTTTGCTCTTGTTACTTTCTATATTCCTAATCCTTCCTAATCTTGAAACAGGATTTTTGCCTGAAATGGACGAGGGAAGTATTGTTTTGGATTATGAGTCGCCTCCTGGAACCTCTCTTGAGGAAACGGACCGAATGCTAAGAGAAGTAGAAAAAATAATTATAAAAAATCCTGATGTCGATGCTTATAGTCGAAGAACGGGAACTCAAATGGGGTTTTTTATTACCGAACCCAATACAGGAGATTATCTGATTCAATTAAAAAAAGACAGATCAAAAACAACTAATGATGTTATTGATGATATAAGGTTAAAGATCGAAAACAGCCAGCCGGCACTTCGTATTGATTTTGGACAGGTTATAGGAGATATGCTGGGAGATCTTATGAGTTCTGTCTCACCTATTGAAGTTAAGATTTATGGAAATGATCCAAGTAAACTACATCAAATAGCGCAAAAAGTTGCCGCTTTAATTGAAAAAACCAAGGGAACGGCAGATGTTTTTGATGGTAGAGTGCTTGCAGGTCCTAGTATTAATATTGAGCCAAATTATTCTTTGTTGGCACAATACGGAATGACACCTGCTGATTTGCAATTCCAGATGCAGAGCCAGTTGGAAGGAAACATTATAGGTACTTTATTGGAGAAGGAACAATCAACTCCGATTCGTCTTATTTATAAAAATTCAGAAAAAAGAAGTCTGGATCAGATCAAACAATTGCAGGTTTTTCTTCCGGGTGGTCAATCTATTCCGCTTTCCAATCTGGTAAAAATAACACCTGAGAAAGGAAGCGCCGAAGTACAGAGAGAGAATTTGCAAATGATGAGTGTAGTTACGGGCAGACTAGATAACAGAGGGTTAGGTACTGTTATGGCAGAAATCAAAAAAAATGTAGAACAGCATATCGTATTGCCTCAAGGATATTATATTGAATATGGAGGTGCATACAAAGAACAACAGCAGGCATTCAGCGAGCTGCTGCTGATTTTGGTTACATCATCATTTTTAGTTTTTGGTGTAATTCTGTTTTTATTCAGGGATTTTAGAGCTGCGCTGGTTATTCTATTCATTTCTGTACTTGGAATTTCAGGAAGTTACCTTTTGCTTTTTCTAACCAATATACCGCTGAATGTGGGAAGTTATACCGGAATTATTATGATTGTGGGAATTATTAGCGAAAATGCCATTTTTACTTTTCTTCAATTTCGTGAAACCTATAAACTTACCTTAGATATTGATCAGTCTTTGATTTATTCGATCTCTACAAGACTCAGACCTAAATTAATGACTGCTGTAGGAGCTATTATAGCACTGCTGCCTTTGGCTATCGGAGTAGGAACGGGATCAGAACTTCATCAGCCTTTGGCCATTGCAGTGATTGGAGGTTTTATTGTGGCTATGCCTTTACTATTAATTGTATTGCCAAGCCTATTAGCTATCGTATATAGAAATCCAAAACATCTTACCCATTTATTATGA
- a CDS encoding TolC family protein — protein MKRYFFIILVLIGCRSFSQEKDLFYFLEKARTNSPLLADYQNQIKISTLDSLLNKASYKTQVAANLNANYAPVINGYGFDTALSNGQMVSALVGFNQRILGKGQISSQAESFKLIKDALIINKKVAVKDLDKSIIAQYITAYGTEKQIVFNNKITTLLKEEEVILKKLTKNSIYKQTDYLIFNATIKQQELTALQLKQQYQNDLALLNYLTGETDTTLIQLKAPDLTIKPDKEQGSIFLKQFETDSLKIKNADKLIDNNYKPALSLLGDAGYNSSFISQGYKNFGFSVGLGVSIPIYDGNQRNLLHQKNSMALATNESYTKNFKRQYQQQLFLLDQKFNQSIETKKMLQSQLLVAEALIEANKKLLLTGDAQITEYIIALSNLISIQTAIAQNNVNNLQIINEINYWKSNE, from the coding sequence ATGAAACGGTATTTTTTTATCATACTTGTTTTGATAGGTTGCAGATCTTTCTCTCAGGAGAAAGATCTGTTTTACTTCCTTGAAAAAGCAAGAACAAACTCTCCCTTACTGGCAGATTACCAGAATCAGATTAAAATCTCGACTCTGGACAGTCTCTTGAACAAGGCTTCTTATAAAACTCAGGTAGCAGCAAATTTAAACGCAAATTATGCCCCTGTTATCAATGGTTATGGTTTTGACACTGCTTTGAGTAATGGTCAGATGGTTTCTGCTTTGGTTGGATTTAATCAAAGAATATTAGGCAAAGGCCAAATCAGTTCACAAGCTGAATCTTTTAAGCTTATCAAGGATGCTCTTATAATTAATAAAAAAGTAGCAGTTAAAGATTTGGATAAAAGCATAATCGCGCAATACATCACGGCGTATGGTACAGAAAAGCAGATCGTATTTAATAATAAGATTACCACACTTTTAAAAGAAGAGGAGGTCATTTTAAAAAAACTGACCAAAAATTCTATTTATAAACAAACAGATTACCTGATTTTTAATGCTACTATAAAACAACAAGAACTCACAGCTTTGCAGTTAAAACAGCAATATCAAAACGATTTGGCACTTTTAAATTATTTAACGGGAGAAACAGATACCACATTGATTCAACTTAAAGCACCTGATTTAACTATAAAGCCTGATAAAGAACAAGGCAGTATATTTTTGAAACAGTTTGAAACAGACAGCTTAAAAATAAAAAATGCAGACAAGCTCATTGATAATAATTATAAACCAGCTCTTTCTCTGCTTGGAGATGCGGGATATAATTCAAGTTTTATTTCTCAGGGATATAAGAATTTCGGATTCAGTGTTGGTTTGGGAGTGAGTATTCCTATTTATGATGGAAATCAACGAAACCTTCTGCATCAAAAAAACAGTATGGCCTTGGCGACTAATGAGAGTTATACAAAGAATTTTAAAAGGCAGTATCAGCAGCAGCTCTTTTTGCTCGATCAAAAATTCAACCAGAGCATAGAGACTAAGAAAATGTTGCAGTCGCAGCTTTTGGTAGCTGAGGCACTAATTGAAGCCAATAAAAAATTACTGCTTACAGGAGATGCACAGATTACGGAGTATATTATTGCTCTTAGTAATCTTATTTCTATTCAGACAGCTATTGCACAGAACAATGTCAATAATCTTCAAATTATTAATGAAATTAATTACTGGAAATCCAATGAATAA